A window from Peromyscus eremicus chromosome 1, PerEre_H2_v1, whole genome shotgun sequence encodes these proteins:
- the LOC131898838 gene encoding olfactory receptor 13G1-like translates to MNRTLVTEFLILGFSEMPHLQVPLFLSFLCLYTAAISGNLLIMVTISASPALHTPMYFFLVNLAVVDILCTSTILPKLLDSMVGGRTISYGGCMAQLYFFTWSLGAELLLFSAMAYDRFVAICCPLHYSAWMGPRVCAFLAGLVWAISLTNTSVNTSLMLRLPFCSSNVIEHFFCEIPPLLKLSCAPTQLNEVMAFAADVFLAVGNFSVIIVSYGFIVASILRIRSAEGKQRAFSTCSAHLIVVTMYYSTVIYTYIRPSSSYSLNKDKVVSVIYTSVAPTLNPLIYTLRNKDVKVALRRLLSCC, encoded by the coding sequence ATGAACAGGACACTGGTCACTGAGTTCCTCATCCTGGGATTCTCAGAAATGCCTCATCTTCAGGTACCACTTTTCCTCAGCTTCCTCTGCCTCTACACAGCTGCCATCTCAGGAAACCTTCTCATTATGGTGACAATCAGTGCCAGCCCAGCCCTACATACCCCCATGTACTTTTTCCTGGTCAACTTGGCTGTGGTGGACATCCTCTGTACCTCCACCATCCTGCCCAAGCTTCTGGACAGTATGGTCGGGGGGAGGACCATCTCTTATGGGGGCTGCATGGCCCAGCTCTATTTCTTCACATGGTCACTGGGGGCAGAGCTTCTGCTCTTCTCAGCTATGGCCTATGACCGCTTTGTGGCCATCTGCTGTCCCCTGCACTATAGTGCCTGGATGGGCCCCAGGGTGTGTGCATTCCTGGCTGGCCTTGTCTGGGCCATCAGCCTGACGAACACCAGCGTGAACACAAGCCTGATGCTGCGTCTACCATTCTGCAGCTCCAATGTGATAGAGCACTTTTTCTGTGAGATCCCCCCACTATTGAAGCTCTCCTGTGCTCCCACACAACTGAATGAAGTCATGGCCTTTGCTGCAGATGTGTTCCTGGCTGTAGGGAACTTCTCTGTGATCATCGTCTCCTATGGCTTTATTGTGGCCAGCATCCTGAGGATCCGCTCTGCTGAGGGCAAGCAGCGTGCTTTTTCCACCTGCTCTGCACACCTCATCGTGGTTACCATGTACTACTCCACTGTCATCTACACCTACATCCGCCCTTCATCCAGCTACTCACTCAACAAGGACAAGGTGGTGTCTGTCATCTACACCTCAGTGGCACCCACCTTGAACCCCCTCATCTACACTCTGAGGAACAAGGATGTCAAAGTTGCTCTTAGGAGACTTCTGTCCTGCTGCTGA